In Methanofollis aquaemaris, the genomic window TCCATGCAGAGGTTCTCGACTGTGATCAACGCGGTCATGCTCTACTCCTTTGATTCCTCAAACGTACTCTTGAGGTCAGACCATATTATCCTTTATATTGAGACAATATCACCATCAGAGAGTTCCTGCACAATTGGAACGACTTCCCTGACATTTTTGATGATATAACCGGCCGCTCGCGTCAGTTGCTCTGGCTTGTCTCTCGACTGCTGTTCTGAAAGAATACTGACGTCTGCCCGCCTGAACGCCTTCAGGTCGTTGATACCGTCCCCAACCATCACTACTGTCTCATAGCACTCCTGGAGATCCTCGACAAGTTGTGCCTTGAGCGTGGGTGTGGCGATCCCGTGGACCTGGTCACGCGGGATGCCGAGGTGATCGGCGATCCGTTCGAGTTTGGCGGCCCGGTCACCAGAGGCGATGTAGGTCGCGACCCCCAGTCCGTGGAGTGCCTCGATCGTCTCTTTCGCCCCCTCGAAGGGTCGCCCGCCGGCGGTGACCGTGAACTCGATCCCC contains:
- a CDS encoding HAD family hydrolase, with translation MSIAVVFDSAGTLLRSYRTARDVGTGEVLPDVETTLLTCRDPARVLIALNAHSRDVMGAPDDQFLSEYLCERNVGFGVSCLRQVTPHEELASLLYGDREALVGDLQACIRDVWGIMKEEDLVVMDSGAILNLSKRGIEFTVTAGGRPFEGAKETIEALHGLGVATYIASGDRAAKLERIADHLGIPRDQVHGIATPTLKAQLVEDLQECYETVVMVGDGINDLKAFRRADVSILSEQQSRDKPEQLTRAAGYIIKNVREVVPIVQELSDGDIVSI